The genomic stretch ggagaaggagggagtcTTTGGAGGGTGACAATGGTGGGGTGAAGAGCAAGGGGAGCTTGACGTCTCTTAGGGAGAGTGCGGCGAAGCAGAGCGGGGTGGATGtttttgaggatggggggaagaGTTCTGgggtgcagcagcagaatgggagggtggcggagtttgagaagatgatggggacAGGAACGGTCGTGGTTGCtaatgaggaggagatggtgcttggtgtggaggatgagttgggggagaaggaggttttCTCGAGGCTGGTGAAGCCGAGAGTGAGGTATGATGTGGAGGTAGTGACCAAGCTGGTTGTTTACACGGGTATGTTTTCTTCTGCTTGTGGATGgcgaggggttgttgtttttggtttACTAACGCTTGTACCACCCCAGGAATCGCTTGGTTGGCCGTGGATCTGATTCTTGTCACTTTTGAGATGATTGGGATTGGTGCGGGGCacttggtggcggcggcaccaTGATGAACTTTAGAGGTGAGAAGAGAAATTCTGGAATACGCCAACGCCTTTTAATGTTTGCAACTTCTCTTTGGCTATTGGCTTTGTAATAGTTCTTGATACATAATGAATGAGGAtttatgatgatgatgagcctTGCGTTTCTTGTGTCTAGGTAACGAGCTGGTTCTCTAAAAGACCAAGACATGGTCGATTCCACGGGCTCCAGTCAGAGGCTGCCAGAGATCAACAAAGGTCAAGGCGGTCAGGGACGCCCCTCTCCCGACCAGTCGGTCAACACCCGCTGGCCGGTGATGGAGAACCCCTGCGGCTCAACTGTGAATGGATGGATCAATCAGCGCCATGTTCTGGGTCCTCGGTGCCTGGGTTTGATCTAATCTAATCTCCATGTAACCCGATTTGCTGTCACCATCACTTACAGATCTGACTGGAGGAGCTTCGAGAAGCCAAGCTTCATGTTGTTTACATCCTGTCTTCGAACCTGCATCAAGTGCATCTCCTGCTTGACTTCTTTCCGCACTTCGCACGATAACTGGCGCATCACCTTTGAGCACATACAATATACTTGACGGCGTTTACACTACCAGAACTCCAAATGCTTCCGAATCCATACCCCACGAAACAATCTACGTCTGATCTGTACCTGAGCCAAGTGAGGCTGGGCTGCAGGTCATAGGGTGCTACTGCATGGCACGCAGCACGAGGTTGTGGAGATGGCCGTTTTTATTCATCCCTTCTAGCGTAGCTGGAATGGAGTTTTCTATTttccaacatcaccacatccacaCACCTCCTTTGCCAACCTGGAAAGTTCCAGCTTCAAGCGCCGAAGCTCCGGCTTTCAGACCCGGCAGTGGCGAAGCTGGTTTTTGACAGATCTTGCACGTCGCCATGACGTTGGCTAGAACAAAGAGTTTTTCCGCAGTTAAACCGGGGCTCCCAGCTGCATCTGTCCAATCACGTGCAGAGCTGAAGGACAATTCAAAGTCTTGGCCTACCAGATCGAGTCTAGCCTTGGTGCATGATTTTATGAAGCGGAGGTGTTTGGTGCTGTGTGGCGCTCTGCCTTTCTCAACCCAGGCAAACCCAAATCGCATTGGAACAGACACCCAACCTCCGCCCCGAGTCGCACAGAAAGTGAGAAAGCTGCCCATCAGCTATTGTCTTTTTTTGCGCGAAGTATCTGGATGATCATTGTCTGTCTGGACCCCCAAATTCACACGGCGTTCCACCCGACTGGTGTTCACTTACTTAGTCTTTGGAGAGTCGAGTGCCAAGTTTCAAGTTCAGTGAAGATACAGGGACGATTTCCCCAGCAGGCTGCGCTCGGTCTCTTTCAGCCATCGCAACCGCTGCAAAGCCGCTGTAACCAACCAAGCACACGCTGTGCAGGGCGTGCTCAGCACCTTTCCCCTTCGGTTATCGCCCACTTTTTACCTTGATCCATCAGCCCAGATTCCGTCCAGATCGACCCATTCAGCAAGGCAACCTACagtttccccttcccccaaccccctcggGAATCCAACAAACCTCCCAAGATATCGATCCTGGCCCTGCATCTGCCATTCTTCGCCCCGGCACTTGCTGGCGCCTAGGCGCTTCACCGCTGAGAGATCTCGCTGTGTAAAGCGACGACAAACCGACACACACCGGCCCACTCTTCATCGCATTCTCCGCAGCTCATCGTCATATCGCAAGAGGGGGAAAACGCTGCAAAAATCAGACGCATGTAGCGTCTTCAGCGACAATGTCCCTCGAAGCGATTGGCGCTCCGGCGTCTGAGCCTACGATTTTCATGGATGTTAATCCGcccgtcgttgtcgttgccgttgccgacAGCTCAAAGCCCCTTGGTTTAAACTCGCCTCCCGACAGCAACAATGCCATGACTCTCGACGGTAGCGACTCGGAGCTCAGCGATATTGACGAGGTTGCCGACAAACTTGACGGCAAACTTGAACTCAACGACGCGATCCAAGACGAAATCAGACTGGAGACGGagcctgctcctgctcctgcaaACGAAACACAACAAAATGAACCGGAGGCACAACCAGGACCAGCGgttgaggaggcggaagaTATTGGCGAGGTCCTTCCCGACCACTGGTCCGGTACTGTTCCGGTGTTTAAGCCAACAATGAAGCAATTCCAGGACTTCAAAGTCTTCGTACGCTcgctcctccctcgcccaatCCAGCTCTATGGCCCGTGACTAACAGTGAATTATTAGATGACCAAAGTCGACAAGTACGGCATGAAGTCTGGAATCATTAAAATCATTCCGCCCCAAGAATGGAAGGATTCGCTACCTCCATATGACGACATGGTGAAGCAGGTCAGGGTGCGCGAACCGATCAAGCAAGAAATCATGGGATCCAATGGCACGTATAGACAGGTCAACATTCTTCACCAGCGATCCTACAATCTGCCGCAATGGAGACAGCTCTGCGAACAGAGCGAACACCAACCTCCTGCGAGACGAGGCGAGCGCCGTGCCAATGCCGAAAAGAAGCCATCCACCCGATCACGCGCCGCTGCCAACTCTGGCGTACCCAGGCCGGCTGCCGCTCCAGCCAAAAAACGTGGCAGAGGAGGTAGAGCAACACGCGCTTCGGCCAGGACGGCGAAGAATGAGccagccgaggaggaggagcggccAATGACACCTGTGTCTCCGGTGCCCGAGAAGGAAGAAGTCGTGGACTCTGTCGAGCAGGACCCGGGTGTCAAAGAGGAGGAACAGTGTGACGAAGACGATGGCGCGCCAGCACCGCGTCGGATGGGTTTCTCCAGACAAGGGAAGCCCAAGATGCAATCCGTATCTGCCCGACGGAAATACGTTCGCCGTGAAGGCTCTGCCATGATTGACGAGGCCGCGTTCAAGGACTGGGATTATCGGATGGACGTGTCCGACTTCACCCCGGAGCGCTGTGAGGAGTTGGAAAGGATTTACTGGAAGACGCTCACATATGCCTCGCCACTGTACGGCGCTGACCTTCTCGGTACACTGTTCAGTGAGGATGTCAAGCTTTGGAACCTGAACAAGCTGCCGAATCTGTTGGATGTTCTGGGTACCAAGGTTCCCGGTGTCAACACTGCTTATCTCTATCTCGGCATGTGGAAGGCAACGTTTGCATGGCATTTGGAGGACGTGGATCTCTACAGCATCAACTACTTGCATTTCGGCGCACCAAAACAATGGTACAGTATCTCTCAAGCCGACGCGCGACGATTTGAGGCGGCCATGAAGAATATTTGGCCAACGGAGGCCAAATCTTGTGACCAATTCCTCAGGCACAAGGGCTTCCTGATCTCGCCTGCTCATCTCAAGCAACACTACAACATTACCGTCAACAAGTGCGTTTCGTACCCTGGCGAGTTCGTGGTGACGTATCCCTATGGTTATCATTCTGGCTATAACCTCGGTTACAATTGCGCTGAGGCCGTCAACTTTGCCCTGGACAGCTGGCTACCAATGGGCAAGATTGCCAAAAGATGCCAGTGTGCTCAGGCACAGGACAGCGTATGGGTAGATGTTTACGAGATCGAGAGGAAGCTCCGTGGCGAGGAAACCGAGTATGAGGAGACagaagatgaggacgaggatgaggacgacgacgacggtgaTATCGAACTGAATGGCGGGCTTCCTAGTCCCCCTCACAGCCATGGTGTCCGGATTAGAACTCCGGGCAGAAAGCGTAAGAGGGGAGCAAACGACAAAGATGGATCGGAGAGAAGAGCCAAGAAGGTTCGCGTGCGTGTCAAGCCCCATATCGAACCCCCGTGCTGCCTCTGTCCCAACGACATCCCCGGGGCCGAAATCATGTCGACGGACGATGGTCGCAAAGCGCATCGCATGTGCGCTCTCTACCTTCCCGAGACTTATATCGAGGAAGTCGATGGACAAGAAATCATTGCCAATATTGGAGGTATCAACAAGGACCGCCTGGAGCTCAAGTGCTTGTATTGCCGTTCCAAGAAGGGCGCGTGCTTCCAGTGTTCTCAGAAGAAATGCCACAGGTCGTATCACGCGACTTGCGCGGCAGCTGCGGGAGTGTTTGTGGAGGAGTCCGAAGTGCCGGTgtttggtgaggatgggacTGAGTACAAAGAACAGGCGTTCGAGTTCAGCTGCCGTTTCCACCGGACCAAGCGAGACAGAAAGGCTCAGGGTGGTGTCTTGGAGGACGACCCAAGAGTGCGGGAGGTGGCAGCTGCACTCAAGCAGAACGACATATGCCAGCTGCAGTACTTCCGAGGCGAGATCTttgctggtgtggtggtggagaacCGTGCGGATGAAGAgatgcttcttcttgatgtcaTTCCGAATGGGTATGTCAGCCACAATGTGAGGCTTAGGAGGACTAAACTAACATTTAGCAGCGATCGAGTTGAGGTTGAATGGaagtggctgctgctgcccgaCCCCGCGGATTACCGTTTGCCCAAAGCTTCGGCCAACGCGATCCCGATGCCGACGTGCAGAAAAGCGAAGCAGGAGATCAATGCCAAACGCGCCATCGACGAGGTCCCACGAAAGAACGACGAGTTCGGCACTGGGCTTGTTTGGGCCGAATTCCACACCAGCGATCCCATCAGAAACCGCCAGCAGGTCAAGATTGACTTTGCCAAAGAAAACCAAGTCTGGCACTACCTGGGAAAGACGTCGACAGAAGCCAAGGCTCAGTACACCGAGAACATCGCCAGGCCTCAGCACAATCTCAAGAGCAACTTTTTGGACTCGATTCCCAAACCAGTCTCGGCGGTTCCCGTGTCTTTGCTACCTCAGCAGGTCCGCAGCAGGACATTCACGGCGGCATACCCAGGCCAGGTTCCGTTTGCTGGCGGATATTCAGCCATTTCACACCACGGAACACCGCTGGGACCATTGGCTCCTAAGCAACCAAAGCCCTACATGTACAAACCTAAGAATTCTATCGAGCCACAGTCCCAGCCTGTGCAATTTATGCCGCACAAGTTTGCACTTAACCCAGCTCCGCCGGCGGCACCTTTCTTGCAGatgcagcaccaccagctgcAGCAGCATCAGTACATCCAGCCACACCAGATGCATTACCAGCAGCCCATCCAACCTGCGCCTGCCCCTGTGCAACGGCATCCAAtgccccctccacctcaacctcagcctCAGCATACCTTCCAGCAGCAAGTCTTCCAGCTTCAGCCTGCCCCTCTTCCGCctgctcagcagcagccgcaacctcctcctcggctgcAAGTCAAGCACTACCAACCGCCCCTGAAGGAATCCCGGAAGAAGAGTTCGTCGACATCCTATTCGTCGGAACGTTTCACGCCCGTCGGAGGTAGTAATGGATTCCCGCAGCTTCCTGGCTTGACCTGGCCCCCCGCTCACATGAAATCAGGGCAATACAATCAGCCTCCTAGAGACTGGCCTCAATCTGCGGCAGACAGGCCGCCCATGACTTTGGCGATGAAGCCCAAGGGTCCTGGAGAGGGGCAGCCGCAGATCCATGCGTACCAAAAGTACGCGTTTTTCCAAGTTCATCACAACAGGTATGTCTTGCTTTATGTTTCCGATTTTCATGATCTAGTCACTAATATCTGCCACAGGGATCCAGTCAGATATCAGACTCCTTATGGGCCAGGAGGAGGCTTCGTCAACGGCTATGAGCGTAACCATCGCGCATTTTTGATGCAAGCTCAGCAGGCCTTGAACGGAGGCAAGAAGAAAGCGCCAATGAGGACACTTCCTCCCCTGCAGCAGACCAAGAGCATCCAACCACAAGCTACCCCATCGCCTGGACCAGGTGGTCGGCCACAGGGCGGATACTCACCTCCATATGCGCAGATTCTGCCCCGCCCCGACACTGCAAGCAGCCAACAGTCGCCATTCACTTTTGACAACTTAAGAACGGGTTTCTCGCCGTCGCCCGTGTCACCctaccagcagcaccaaggGTTCTCAGTGCCCA from Podospora pseudopauciseta strain CBS 411.78 chromosome 3, whole genome shotgun sequence encodes the following:
- a CDS encoding hypothetical protein (EggNog:ENOG503NVYP; COG:B; COG:K; COG:L), coding for MSLEAIGAPASEPTIFMDVNPPVVVVAVADSSKPLGLNSPPDSNNAMTLDGSDSELSDIDEVADKLDGKLELNDAIQDEIRLETEPAPAPANETQQNEPEAQPGPAVEEAEDIGEVLPDHWSGTVPVFKPTMKQFQDFKVFMTKVDKYGMKSGIIKIIPPQEWKDSLPPYDDMVKQVRVREPIKQEIMGSNGTYRQVNILHQRSYNLPQWRQLCEQSEHQPPARRGERRANAEKKPSTRSRAAANSGVPRPAAAPAKKRGRGGRATRASARTAKNEPAEEEERPMTPVSPVPEKEEVVDSVEQDPGVKEEEQCDEDDGAPAPRRMGFSRQGKPKMQSVSARRKYVRREGSAMIDEAAFKDWDYRMDVSDFTPERCEELERIYWKTLTYASPLYGADLLGTLFSEDVKLWNLNKLPNLLDVLGTKVPGVNTAYLYLGMWKATFAWHLEDVDLYSINYLHFGAPKQWYSISQADARRFEAAMKNIWPTEAKSCDQFLRHKGFLISPAHLKQHYNITVNKCVSYPGEFVVTYPYGYHSGYNLGYNCAEAVNFALDSWLPMGKIAKRCQCAQAQDSVWVDVYEIERKLRGEETEYEETEDEDEDEDDDDGDIELNGGLPSPPHSHGVRIRTPGRKRKRGANDKDGSERRAKKVRVRVKPHIEPPCCLCPNDIPGAEIMSTDDGRKAHRMCALYLPETYIEEVDGQEIIANIGGINKDRLELKCLYCRSKKGACFQCSQKKCHRSYHATCAAAAGVFVEESEVPVFGEDGTEYKEQAFEFSCRFHRTKRDRKAQGGVLEDDPRVREVAAALKQNDICQLQYFRGEIFAGVVVENRADEEMLLLDVIPNGDRVEVEWKWLLLPDPADYRLPKASANAIPMPTCRKAKQEINAKRAIDEVPRKNDEFGTGLVWAEFHTSDPIRNRQQVKIDFAKENQVWHYLGKTSTEAKAQYTENIARPQHNLKSNFLDSIPKPVSAVPVSLLPQQVRSRTFTAAYPGQVPFAGGYSAISHHGTPLGPLAPKQPKPYMYKPKNSIEPQSQPVQFMPHKFALNPAPPAAPFLQMQHHQLQQHQYIQPHQMHYQQPIQPAPAPVQRHPMPPPPQPQPQHTFQQQVFQLQPAPLPPAQQQPQPPPRLQVKHYQPPLKESRKKSSSTSYSSERFTPVGGSNGFPQLPGLTWPPAHMKSGQYNQPPRDWPQSAADRPPMTLAMKPKGPGEGQPQIHAYQKYAFFQVHHNRDPVRYQTPYGPGGGFVNGYERNHRAFLMQAQQALNGGKKKAPMRTLPPLQQTKSIQPQATPSPGPGGRPQGGYSPPYAQILPRPDTASSQQSPFTFDNLRTGFSPSPVSPYQQHQGFSVPTTPPSSSTYEMKQPVSAPLHPAINPQYGTSFQQQPPSGGNDQTNQQTWSASSQVSTPVPIPQQRPINSAPPPPKPAFTKQSHSPIPLPPYVRQMTNGQKSSPLSKPPEQAAPQQTMPMPQPQYLSHTPSGMSTMQSYSYPEPQSGPALENGWRPGSDPMVMATTPSPTTQAPTHYQQMSTPEQHQQQSADMTYPPPPTPDGDPQKELTKRIMLSLRRASQQMGPLNL